In Triticum aestivum cultivar Chinese Spring chromosome 5B, IWGSC CS RefSeq v2.1, whole genome shotgun sequence, the following proteins share a genomic window:
- the LOC123112232 gene encoding probable carboxylesterase 12: protein MDDPGSEIEYEIPGVVRVHKSGRVVRLNGTETVPPSPSGDTANGVASKDVVLDPAANIAARVYLPAAAAAVPGKKLPVVVFFHGGAFMIYTAASPLYHKYAASLAAAVPAIVVSVDYRLAPEHPVPAAYEDAFAALKAVVSSCRPRGAEPWLAAHGDASRVVLAGDSAGANMAHRTAARLRKERIEGYGDKVSGIALLHSYFWGKEPVGGEPTDGALRGGIDQVWHVACGGKLGLDHPYINPAASPEELSQLGCGRVLVATAEHCWFVERSRAYAAGVKACGWGGELEFYETKGDGHVYFLLKPDCDNAAKELAVVADFVRRC from the coding sequence ATGGACGACCCCGGCTCCGAGATCGAGTACGAGATACCCGGCGTCGTGCGTGTGCACAAGAGCGGCCGCGTCGTGCGCTTGAACGGCACCGAGACCGTGCCGCCCTCGCCGTCCGGTGACACAGCCAACGGCGTCGCCTCCAaggacgtcgtcctcgaccccgcGGCAAACATCGCTGCTCGCGTctacctccccgccgccgccgccgcggtgcccGGCAAGAAGCTCCCTGTGGTCGTGTTCTTCCACGGCGGCGCGTTCATGATCTACACTGCTGCCTCCCCGCTCTACCACAAGtacgccgcctccctcgccgccgcggTCCCCGCTATCGTCGTCTCCGTTGACTACCGCCTCGCCCCGGAGCACCCTGTTCCGGCCGCCTACGAGGACGCCTTCGCGGCCCTCAAGGCCGTCGTCTCCTCCTGCCGGCCACGCGGCGCCGAGCCCTGGCTCGCGGCGCACGGCGACGCGTCCCGCGTCGTCCTCGCCGGCGACAGCGCCGGCGCCAACATGGCGCACCGCACGGCGGCCAGGCTGCGGAAGGAACGCATCGAGGGGTACGGCGATAAGGTCAGCGGCATCGCGCTCCTGCACTCCTACTTCTGGGGAAAAGAGCCGGTCGGCGGGGAGCCCACCGACGGCGCCCTCCGCGGCGGCATTGACCAGGTATGGCATGTCGCCTGCGGAGGTAAGCTCGGCCTCGACCACCCGTACATCAACCCCGCGGCGTCGCCGGAGGAGTTGAGCCAGCTCGGGTGCGGCCGTGTGCTGGTCGCCACGGCGGAACACTGCTGGTTCGTGGAGAGGTCGCGCGCCTACGCGGCGGGGGTCAAGGCGTGCGGGTGGGGCGGCGAGCTCGAGTTCTACGAGACCAAGGGCGACGGGCATGTCTACTTCTTGCTCAAGCCCGACTGCGACAACGCCGCCAAGGAGCTCGCCGTCGTGGCTGACTTCGTCAGGCGCTGTTGA